Proteins found in one Streptomyces sp. NBC_00461 genomic segment:
- a CDS encoding histidine-type phosphatase, with the protein MRRVTPALALCTLLAAALPSQAADQLAHRDSYGTKATYEAGRNARTYQRPPTGFSPVFTENVSRHGSRSATDGEDGDLILGLWNKAEAAGQLTRKGKEFGPKVRALQAEMARIGYGNLSARGKQEIQDTAVRLADRLPALFTSIARNGEKIDVVSSGQGRAVDSGNLFAAALGDSDPDLKPLIGATRTDKDLLYFHKAAGGAAYRDYIANDKRLADTLESITDQPKTHRAARSVLLRLFRASFVDQLSGADQVAAARAVHNLYAIAPAMAEESPNGKGWGMERYISHSDASWFGYLSDAEDFYEKGPGFSDSDITYRMAGVLLDDFFRQIEAKKAGTSDLGAELRFTHAEEIIPLAALMGLPGSTKAAKPGKPYTYADNPWRGANVAPLASNIQWDVYRKGSRYLVRMLYNEKETAFKAACRPVSKGSRFYDLNELERCFGRG; encoded by the coding sequence ATGAGACGCGTCACCCCCGCCCTCGCGCTGTGCACCCTGCTGGCCGCGGCCTTGCCCTCGCAGGCCGCGGACCAGCTCGCGCACCGCGACAGCTACGGTACGAAAGCCACGTACGAAGCCGGGCGGAACGCTCGCACGTACCAGCGGCCGCCCACCGGCTTCAGCCCCGTCTTCACGGAGAACGTATCCCGGCACGGATCCCGCTCCGCCACCGACGGCGAGGACGGCGACCTGATCCTCGGCCTGTGGAACAAGGCGGAGGCGGCCGGTCAACTCACCCGGAAGGGCAAGGAGTTCGGCCCCAAGGTGCGGGCCCTGCAGGCCGAGATGGCCAGAATCGGGTACGGCAACCTCAGCGCCCGCGGCAAGCAGGAGATCCAGGACACGGCCGTACGGTTGGCCGACCGCCTGCCGGCGCTGTTCACGTCGATCGCCAGGAACGGCGAGAAGATCGACGTCGTCAGCTCCGGGCAGGGCCGTGCGGTCGACAGCGGCAACCTGTTCGCCGCCGCCCTCGGCGACAGCGACCCGGACCTGAAGCCGCTGATCGGCGCGACCCGCACCGACAAGGACCTGCTCTACTTCCACAAGGCGGCCGGCGGCGCGGCCTACCGCGACTACATCGCCAACGACAAGCGGCTCGCGGACACGCTGGAGTCGATCACCGACCAGCCGAAGACGCACAGGGCCGCACGCAGCGTCCTGCTCCGGCTGTTCCGGGCCTCCTTCGTGGACCAGCTCAGCGGCGCGGACCAGGTCGCCGCCGCGCGGGCCGTCCACAACCTGTACGCGATCGCTCCGGCGATGGCCGAGGAGAGCCCGAACGGCAAGGGCTGGGGCATGGAGCGGTACATCTCCCACTCCGACGCGTCCTGGTTCGGCTACCTGTCCGACGCCGAGGACTTCTACGAGAAGGGCCCCGGCTTCTCGGACAGCGACATCACCTACAGGATGGCCGGCGTCCTGCTCGACGACTTCTTCCGGCAGATCGAGGCGAAGAAGGCCGGCACCAGTGACCTCGGCGCCGAACTCCGCTTCACCCACGCCGAGGAGATCATCCCGCTGGCCGCGCTGATGGGCCTGCCGGGCAGCACGAAGGCGGCGAAGCCCGGAAAGCCGTACACCTACGCCGACAACCCGTGGCGCGGTGCGAACGTCGCGCCCCTCGCCTCCAACATCCAGTGGGACGTGTACCGCAAGGGCAGTCGCTACCTGGTCCGCATGCTCTACAACGAGAAGGAGACCGCCTTCAAGGCGGCCTGCCGTCCGGTCTCGAAGGGCAGCAGGTTCTACGACCTGAACGAGCTGGAGCGCTGCTTCGGCCGGGGGTAG
- the recO gene encoding DNA repair protein RecO, whose amino-acid sequence MSLFRDDGIVLRTQKLGEADRIITLLTRGHGRVRAVARGVRRTKSKFGARLEPFSHVDVQFFSRGSELVGRGLPLCTQSETIAPYGGGIVADYGRYTAGTAMLETAERFTDHEGEPAVQQYLLLVGALRTLARGEHASHLVLDAFLLRSLAVNGYAPSFGDCAKCGMPGPNRFFSVASGGSICVDCRVAGSVVPSPQTLELLGALLTGDWETADACEPRYVREGSGLVSAYLHWHLERGLRSLRYVEK is encoded by the coding sequence ATGAGTCTCTTTCGGGACGACGGCATCGTGCTGCGCACCCAGAAGCTCGGCGAAGCCGACCGGATCATCACGCTGCTCACCCGAGGTCATGGGCGGGTACGCGCCGTGGCCCGTGGGGTGCGGCGGACCAAGTCCAAGTTCGGGGCCCGTCTGGAACCCTTCTCCCACGTCGACGTGCAGTTCTTCTCGCGCGGGAGCGAGCTGGTCGGGCGCGGGCTGCCGCTGTGCACGCAGAGCGAGACCATCGCGCCGTACGGCGGCGGGATCGTCGCCGACTACGGCCGTTACACCGCGGGCACCGCCATGCTGGAGACCGCCGAGCGGTTCACCGACCACGAGGGCGAACCGGCCGTGCAGCAGTACCTGCTTCTCGTCGGGGCCCTGCGCACCCTCGCCCGCGGCGAGCACGCGTCGCACCTCGTTCTCGACGCCTTCCTCCTGCGCTCCCTCGCCGTCAACGGCTACGCCCCCAGCTTCGGCGACTGTGCGAAGTGCGGAATGCCCGGGCCGAACCGGTTCTTCTCGGTCGCCTCAGGCGGCTCCATCTGCGTCGACTGCCGGGTGGCCGGCAGCGTCGTACCCTCGCCGCAGACCCTGGAACTGCTGGGCGCGCTGCTTACGGGAGACTGGGAGACCGCGGACGCGTGCGAGCCGCGGTACGTCAGGGAGGGCAGCGGGCTGGTGTCCGCCTATCTGCACTGGCATCTGGAACGCGGGCTGCGCTCCCTGCGTTACGTCGAGAAATAA
- a CDS encoding Fur family transcriptional regulator, producing MTTAGPPVKGRATRQRAAVAAALDEVDEFRSAQELHDMLKHKGDSVGLTTVYRTLQNLADAGEVDVLRTSDGESVYRRCSTGEHHHHLVCRVCGKAVEVEGPAVEKWAEAIAAEHGYVNVAHTVEIFGTCAECSAG from the coding sequence GTGACGACCGCTGGACCGCCCGTGAAGGGCCGCGCGACCCGGCAGCGGGCAGCCGTGGCGGCGGCCCTGGACGAGGTCGACGAGTTCCGCAGCGCGCAGGAGCTCCACGACATGCTCAAGCACAAGGGCGACTCGGTCGGCCTGACCACGGTCTACCGCACCCTCCAGAACCTTGCCGACGCCGGTGAGGTCGACGTTCTGCGCACCTCCGACGGCGAGTCGGTCTACCGCCGCTGCTCCACCGGCGAGCACCACCACCACCTGGTCTGCCGCGTGTGCGGCAAGGCCGTCGAGGTGGAGGGGCCAGCGGTGGAGAAGTGGGCGGAGGCGATCGCCGCGGAGCACGGCTACGTCAACGTAGCCCACACGGTGGAGATCTTCGGCACCTGTGCGGAGTGCTCCGCGGGTTGA
- a CDS encoding isoprenyl transferase, translated as MVVRGILGRQRRDHKAPQPHPSGARAPKLPGELIPNHVAIVMDGNGRWAKERGLPRTEGHKVGAERVLDVLQGAIEMGVGSISLYAFSTENWKRSPDEVRFLMNFNRDFIRKTRDQLDELGIRVRWVGRMPKLWKSVAKELQVAQEQTKGNDLLTLYFCMNYGGRAEIADAAQALAEDVKAGRLDPSKVNEKTLAKYLYYPDMPDVDLFLRPSGEQRTSNYLLWQSAYAEMVFQDVLWPDFDRRDLWRACMEFASRDRRFGGAVPNEQLLEMERAMRGDSATS; from the coding sequence ATGGTTGTACGCGGGATCCTGGGACGCCAGCGCCGCGATCACAAGGCGCCTCAGCCGCACCCGAGCGGCGCCCGCGCGCCGAAGCTGCCGGGCGAGCTGATCCCGAACCATGTGGCGATCGTCATGGACGGGAACGGCCGATGGGCGAAGGAGCGCGGCCTGCCCCGGACGGAAGGGCACAAGGTCGGCGCCGAGCGCGTGCTCGACGTCCTTCAGGGCGCGATCGAGATGGGCGTCGGCAGCATCTCCCTCTACGCCTTCTCCACCGAGAACTGGAAGCGCTCGCCCGACGAGGTCCGCTTCCTGATGAACTTCAACCGCGACTTCATCCGCAAGACCCGCGACCAGCTCGACGAGCTGGGCATCCGGGTGCGCTGGGTGGGCCGTATGCCCAAGCTGTGGAAGTCCGTCGCCAAGGAGCTCCAGGTCGCCCAGGAGCAGACCAAGGGCAACGACCTCCTCACGCTGTACTTCTGCATGAACTACGGCGGGCGGGCGGAGATCGCCGACGCCGCGCAGGCTCTTGCCGAGGACGTGAAGGCGGGCCGGCTCGACCCGTCCAAGGTCAACGAGAAGACCCTCGCGAAGTACCTGTACTACCCGGACATGCCGGACGTGGACCTGTTCCTGCGCCCGAGCGGCGAGCAGCGCACCTCCAACTACCTGCTCTGGCAGAGCGCGTACGCCGAGATGGTCTTCCAGGACGTCCTGTGGCCGGATTTCGACCGGCGTGACCTGTGGCGGGCCTGCATGGAATTCGCCTCGCGCGACCGGCGGTTCGGCGGAGCCGTGCCGAACGAACAGCTTCTGGAGATGGAGCGGGCGATGCGAGGGGATTCGGCCACGTCGTAG
- a CDS encoding metal ABC transporter substrate-binding protein — MNVRRQHISGVAMAAVAALGLGSLSACSTDSAAAANTGKFDVVASFYPMAFLADRIGGTHVHVTSLTQPGQEPHDLEISAQQTARLQESDAVLYLKNLQPSVDDAVAQSEVRTKIDAGSLTSLEKHGNEVGGHAASHDHSANEESAGLDPHIWLDPVRYAQVAEGVGKAFEKADPKNAADYRKNTAALVKELDALNTRFKDGLAHTKSKVFITTHAAFGYLAERYGLTEEAINGLDPESEPSAARVKGLENMAKADGVTTVFYETLVSDKTAKTIAADAGLKTDVLDPIEGITAKSRGKDYFSVQESNLKALQTALGSK; from the coding sequence ATGAACGTACGACGACAGCACATATCCGGGGTGGCCATGGCGGCCGTCGCCGCCCTCGGCCTCGGCTCGCTCTCCGCCTGCTCCACCGACAGTGCCGCCGCGGCGAACACCGGCAAGTTCGACGTGGTCGCGTCGTTCTACCCGATGGCCTTCCTCGCCGACCGGATAGGCGGGACCCATGTGCACGTCACCAGCCTGACCCAGCCCGGCCAGGAGCCGCACGACCTGGAGATCAGCGCCCAGCAGACCGCGCGGCTCCAGGAGTCGGACGCGGTGCTCTACCTGAAGAACCTCCAGCCCTCCGTCGACGACGCGGTGGCCCAGTCCGAGGTCAGGACGAAGATCGACGCCGGCTCCCTCACCTCGCTGGAGAAGCACGGCAACGAGGTCGGCGGCCACGCGGCCTCCCACGACCACTCCGCGAACGAGGAGTCGGCCGGACTCGACCCCCACATCTGGCTGGACCCGGTGCGCTATGCCCAGGTCGCCGAGGGCGTCGGCAAGGCCTTCGAGAAGGCGGACCCGAAGAACGCGGCCGACTACAGGAAGAACACCGCGGCCCTGGTGAAGGAACTCGACGCCCTGAACACCCGGTTCAAGGACGGGCTGGCGCACACGAAGTCCAAGGTCTTCATCACCACCCACGCCGCCTTCGGCTACCTCGCCGAGCGCTACGGCCTCACCGAGGAGGCCATCAACGGCCTCGACCCCGAGTCCGAGCCGAGCGCGGCCCGGGTGAAGGGCCTTGAGAACATGGCGAAGGCCGACGGCGTCACCACCGTGTTCTACGAGACGCTCGTCAGCGACAAGACCGCGAAGACCATCGCCGCCGACGCCGGGTTGAAGACGGACGTCCTCGACCCGATCGAGGGCATCACCGCCAAGTCCCGCGGCAAGGACTACTTCTCGGTCCAGGAGTCCAACCTCAAGGCACTGCAGACGGCTCTGGGAAGCAAATGA
- a CDS encoding glycine--tRNA ligase, with protein MAADKIDTIVSLSKRRGFVFPCSEIYGGQRAAWDYGPLGVELKENLKRQWWRYMVTSREDVVGLDSSVILAPEVWVASGHVATFTDPLTECTACHKRFRADHLEEHYEAKHGRVPENGLADVNCPNCGNKGQFTEPKQFSGLLSTHLGPTQDSGSIAYLRPETAQGIFTNFAQVQTTSRRKPPFGIAQMGKSFRNEITPGNFIFRTREFEQMEMEFFVKPGEDEKWQEYWMEQRWNWYTGLGLREENMRWYDHPKEKLSHYSKRTADIEYRFQFGGNEWGELEGVANRTDYDLGAHSKASGQDLSYFDQEAGERWTPYVIEPAAGVGRAMLAFLLDAYVEDEAPNAKGKLEKRTVLRLDHRLAPVKVAVLPLSRNPELSPKAKGLAQALRQNWNIEFDDAGAIGRRYRRQDEIGTPYCVTVDFDTLEDNAVTVRERDSMKQERVSLDQIEGYLAGRLAGA; from the coding sequence GTGGCCGCCGACAAGATCGACACCATCGTCAGCCTGAGCAAGCGCCGAGGCTTCGTATTCCCGTGCAGTGAGATCTACGGCGGACAGCGCGCCGCCTGGGACTACGGACCGCTGGGTGTCGAGCTCAAGGAGAACCTGAAGCGCCAGTGGTGGCGCTACATGGTGACGTCGCGCGAGGACGTGGTCGGTCTCGACTCGTCCGTCATCCTGGCCCCCGAGGTCTGGGTCGCCTCCGGCCACGTCGCCACCTTCACGGACCCGCTGACCGAGTGCACCGCGTGCCACAAGCGGTTCCGCGCGGACCACCTGGAGGAGCACTACGAGGCCAAGCACGGCCGCGTGCCGGAGAACGGCCTGGCGGACGTGAACTGCCCCAACTGCGGCAACAAGGGCCAGTTCACCGAGCCCAAGCAGTTCTCGGGCCTGCTGTCCACGCATCTGGGCCCCACCCAGGACTCCGGCTCGATCGCGTATCTGCGTCCCGAGACCGCCCAGGGCATCTTCACCAACTTCGCCCAGGTGCAGACCACTTCGCGCCGCAAGCCGCCGTTCGGCATCGCGCAGATGGGCAAGTCCTTCCGCAACGAGATCACGCCCGGCAACTTCATCTTCCGCACCCGCGAGTTCGAGCAGATGGAGATGGAGTTCTTCGTCAAGCCGGGCGAGGACGAGAAGTGGCAGGAGTACTGGATGGAGCAGCGCTGGAACTGGTACACCGGCCTGGGCCTGCGCGAGGAGAACATGCGGTGGTACGACCACCCCAAGGAGAAGCTCTCCCACTACTCCAAGCGCACCGCCGACATCGAGTACCGCTTCCAGTTCGGCGGCAACGAGTGGGGTGAGCTGGAGGGCGTCGCCAACCGCACCGACTACGACCTCGGCGCCCACTCCAAGGCCTCCGGCCAGGACCTGTCCTACTTCGACCAGGAGGCCGGCGAGCGCTGGACTCCGTACGTCATCGAGCCCGCGGCCGGTGTCGGCCGTGCCATGCTCGCCTTCCTGCTGGACGCGTACGTCGAGGACGAGGCGCCCAACGCCAAGGGCAAGCTGGAGAAGCGCACGGTGCTGCGCCTCGACCACCGCCTGGCCCCGGTGAAGGTCGCGGTGCTGCCGCTTTCCAGGAACCCCGAGCTGTCGCCCAAGGCCAAGGGTCTCGCCCAGGCGCTGCGGCAGAACTGGAACATCGAGTTCGACGACGCGGGCGCGATCGGCCGCCGCTACCGGCGCCAGGACGAGATCGGTACGCCGTACTGCGTCACGGTCGACTTCGACACGCTTGAGGACAACGCGGTGACGGTGCGCGAGCGGGACTCGATGAAGCAGGAGCGTGTGTCGCTGGACCAGATCGAGGGGTACCTGGCCGGGCGTCTCGCCGGAGCCTAG
- a CDS encoding metal ABC transporter ATP-binding protein — protein MGALGKPDAKRDAGPGTGPDAKPGTEPVIALRGVRAELGSRPVLRGIDLAVARGEVVALLGANGSGKSTAIRTIIGQVPVSAGEIELFGTPRKRFRDWARVGYVPQRTTAAGGVPATVTEIVSSGRLSRARFGVLRKADHAAVRQALELVGMADRAKDSVNALSGGQHQRVLIARALTAEPELLIMDEPMAGVDLASQEVLARTLRQQVASGVSVLLVLHELGPLEPLIDRAVVLRDGCVLHDGPPTPAVGQHALPGHDHVHPHAPAGAEPIRTGLLS, from the coding sequence ATGGGCGCCTTGGGCAAGCCCGACGCCAAACGCGATGCCGGGCCCGGCACCGGACCCGACGCCAAGCCGGGCACCGAGCCCGTCATAGCGCTGCGCGGCGTACGGGCCGAGCTGGGCTCGCGCCCCGTCCTGCGCGGAATCGACCTCGCCGTGGCACGCGGTGAGGTCGTCGCGCTGCTCGGCGCCAACGGCTCCGGCAAGTCGACCGCGATCCGCACGATCATCGGCCAGGTGCCGGTCAGCGCCGGTGAGATCGAGCTGTTCGGTACGCCCCGCAAGCGGTTCAGGGACTGGGCGCGGGTCGGCTACGTCCCGCAGCGCACGACCGCCGCCGGCGGCGTCCCGGCCACCGTCACCGAGATCGTCTCGTCCGGCCGGCTGTCCCGGGCCCGCTTCGGCGTGCTGCGCAAGGCGGATCACGCCGCCGTACGACAGGCCCTGGAACTGGTCGGCATGGCGGACCGGGCCAAGGACTCGGTGAACGCCCTCTCCGGCGGCCAGCACCAGCGCGTGCTGATCGCCCGCGCGCTCACCGCCGAACCCGAACTGCTGATCATGGACGAGCCGATGGCGGGCGTGGACCTGGCCAGCCAGGAAGTGCTCGCAAGGACACTGCGGCAGCAGGTCGCCAGCGGCGTCTCGGTGCTCCTCGTCCTCCATGAACTCGGGCCGCTGGAGCCCCTCATCGACCGGGCGGTCGTTCTGCGCGACGGCTGCGTCCTGCACGACGGCCCGCCCACCCCGGCCGTCGGCCAGCACGCGCTGCCCGGCCACGACCACGTACACCCGCACGCACCCGCGGGAGCCGAACCGATCCGCACGGGACTGCTGAGCTGA
- a CDS encoding DUF1266 domain-containing protein, with amino-acid sequence MVSLSAPVSRDRNASRTTLYPYTRIDDDSARGWLADQWEITSRERLVRRLDDLSRGGYRARAQQVLGVSPLAWDAALYVDIARLGFGCGMVTEAEAWTALKNIVPSVVRTYGSWQEYADHYLLGRKVWRDGLSGTRDTDIPAPQAAADAHLSALLDPANRSSPWNLAPWDTITHPDRAR; translated from the coding sequence ATGGTGTCCCTGAGCGCGCCGGTGAGCCGGGACCGGAACGCCTCGCGGACCACTCTGTACCCCTACACACGGATCGATGACGACAGCGCCCGCGGTTGGCTGGCCGACCAGTGGGAGATCACCTCGCGGGAGCGGTTGGTCCGCCGGCTCGACGACCTGTCCCGCGGCGGCTACCGGGCACGGGCTCAGCAGGTCCTCGGCGTCTCCCCGCTCGCCTGGGACGCCGCCCTGTACGTCGACATAGCCCGGCTCGGTTTCGGGTGCGGGATGGTCACCGAGGCCGAGGCGTGGACCGCGCTCAAGAACATCGTGCCGTCGGTGGTGCGGACGTACGGCTCCTGGCAGGAGTACGCCGACCACTACCTGCTGGGGCGCAAGGTGTGGCGGGACGGGCTGAGCGGCACGCGGGACACGGACATCCCCGCCCCGCAGGCCGCAGCCGACGCGCATCTGAGCGCGCTGCTGGACCCGGCGAACCGGTCCAGTCCCTGGAACCTGGCCCCCTGGGACACCATCACTCACCCCGACCGTGCCCGCTGA
- a CDS encoding metal ABC transporter permease gives MDLLNYAFMQRALLAAVLVGITAPAIGIYLVQRRQALMGDGIGHVAMTGVGLGFLLSASPVWMATVVSVLGAILMELIRWYGRTRGDIALAMLFYGGMAGGVMLINLAPGGSNANLTSYLFGSLSTVSESDVTAICLLAGFVVLVTLGLRRQLFAVSQDEEFARVTGLPVRALNLLTAITAAVTVTVAMRVVGLLLVSALMVVPVAAAQQLTRSFAATFAIAVAIGVTVTIGGTVTSYYQDVPPGATIVLLTIAAFMVLTALAAPLSRRRARAAAVEQPAGEPAECAIPAARTADGTVGV, from the coding sequence ATGGACCTCCTGAACTACGCCTTCATGCAGCGGGCGCTGCTGGCCGCCGTCCTGGTCGGCATCACCGCTCCCGCCATCGGCATCTACCTCGTCCAGCGCCGCCAGGCCCTGATGGGCGACGGCATCGGCCATGTGGCGATGACGGGCGTCGGCCTCGGCTTCCTGCTCTCCGCGTCCCCGGTCTGGATGGCGACGGTCGTCTCCGTCCTCGGCGCGATCCTCATGGAGCTGATCCGCTGGTACGGCCGCACCCGCGGCGACATCGCCCTCGCGATGCTCTTCTACGGCGGCATGGCCGGCGGCGTGATGTTGATCAACCTCGCGCCCGGCGGCTCCAACGCCAATCTGACGTCGTACCTCTTCGGCTCGCTGTCGACCGTCTCGGAGTCGGACGTGACGGCGATCTGCCTGCTCGCGGGCTTCGTGGTGCTGGTCACCCTCGGTCTGCGCCGGCAGCTCTTCGCGGTCAGCCAGGACGAGGAGTTCGCGCGGGTGACCGGCCTGCCGGTACGCGCGCTGAACCTGCTGACGGCGATCACAGCGGCGGTCACCGTGACGGTGGCCATGCGGGTGGTGGGCCTGCTGCTGGTGTCGGCCCTGATGGTGGTCCCGGTCGCCGCGGCCCAGCAGCTGACCCGCAGCTTCGCCGCCACCTTCGCCATCGCGGTGGCGATCGGCGTGACCGTGACCATCGGCGGCACGGTCACCTCGTACTACCAGGACGTGCCGCCCGGCGCGACGATCGTGCTGCTGACCATCGCGGCCTTCATGGTCCTGACCGCCCTCGCGGCCCCGCTCTCCCGCCGCCGGGCCCGAGCGGCGGCCGTCGAGCAGCCCGCCGGGGAGCCCGCGGAGTGTGCGATTCCGGCCGCCCGGACAGCCGACGGAACGGTCGGCGTCTGA